The Cucurbita pepo subsp. pepo cultivar mu-cu-16 unplaced genomic scaffold, ASM280686v2 Cp4.1_scaffold000853, whole genome shotgun sequence genome includes the window GAGAAGAGTATTGCTTGGTTCTATCAGCCAATACAACCACCACCAATTTCTCATTCTTGAGGCAATTGTCTTTGATACCACTTATGAAGTAGTGAGGGCCAGATTTTTCAAACTTGATGATGGTGTGGCCATCTGAAAAGTGCTTTATGGGCGATTCTGTATGACAGTTATTGTAGTCATCTTGGTTCACTAACAGCACCGAGTCTTGCCCACTTTGGTAGTTGAACACTGCACCATTAATAACATATAAGTTCCACGTgaacgagagcttatgttcaaagtggacaatatcaaacCATTGTTTAATTAACATTACCTATGGAATCACCCATTTGGAATCTACGAGATTCAGCCCATTGGTTCAAACTCTGAGCATTAGGGTCAGAAGGAACGCCCCAAATGCCCTTTGATCCTCCCACTTGATACTCAACTCCGCAAGCACTTTGCACCAATAGCAGCAATACCCCAAAAATGGTCACTGCAAAACTGCTCTTCTTAGCCATCGCGCAGCAacaagtagaagaagaagaagaagaagaagaagaagaagaagaagaagaaatagtgGGCTCTCGACTTATTGTTTTGCAAAGGTAAGGGAAGGCGGAGAGCAGGTTTTGTAGGCAAAGTTTTGCTTTTTCATATGGGGTTGGCTTCCTCTACAAATAAAGCATAT containing:
- the LOC111785934 gene encoding early nodulin-like protein 3; the protein is MAKKSSFAVTIFGVLLLLVQSACGVEYQVGGSKGIWGVPSDPNAQSLNQWAESRRFQMGDSIVFNYQSGQDSVLLVNQDDYNNCHTESPIKHFSDGHTIIKFEKSGPHYFISGIKDNCLKNEKLVVVVLADRTKQYSSPPPAPVEEPQSPPPEAPAQMNPTPSPTAEGPPSNAASSSTSIISFFLGLTGMVATSMILL